Proteins encoded by one window of Streptococcus suis S735:
- a CDS encoding amino acid ABC transporter permease: MTERVWQLLLDSFSQILVPGLLVTIPLTILSFTFGLLIAIGTALVQIAQIPILKQVARFYIWVVRGTPLLVQLYVIFFGLPSLGIVLDAFPSAVLVFSVNTGAYAAETIRASIESVPKGQLEAGYSVGMSFAQTMRRIILPQAFRVAFPPLSNTLIGLVKDTSLAANITVLEMFMATQQIAARTYEPFALYCEVALVYLFFSTILTKLQAYGEKKLAVY, from the coding sequence ATGACAGAAAGAGTATGGCAACTATTGCTTGATTCATTTTCACAAATACTTGTTCCAGGATTGTTGGTGACTATCCCACTGACAATCCTGTCTTTTACCTTTGGCTTGTTAATTGCTATTGGGACGGCCTTGGTGCAAATTGCTCAGATTCCCATTCTCAAACAAGTGGCTCGTTTCTATATTTGGGTTGTTCGAGGGACACCACTCTTGGTTCAACTCTATGTGATATTCTTTGGGCTACCAAGTCTAGGAATTGTCTTGGATGCTTTTCCGTCGGCGGTTTTGGTTTTTTCTGTCAATACAGGTGCCTACGCTGCGGAAACCATACGGGCTTCTATCGAGTCCGTGCCTAAGGGGCAGTTGGAGGCTGGCTATTCTGTCGGGATGAGTTTTGCTCAGACCATGCGTCGGATTATTCTCCCACAGGCCTTTCGAGTGGCCTTCCCGCCCTTGTCCAATACTTTGATTGGATTGGTCAAGGATACATCGCTGGCTGCCAATATTACCGTTTTGGAGATGTTTATGGCAACTCAGCAGATTGCAGCAAGGACCTACGAACCGTTTGCCCTCTATTGTGAGGTGGCCCTTGTTTATCTATTCTTTTCAACTATTTTGACCAAGCTTCAAGCCTATGGTGAGAAGAAGTTGGCAGTCTATTAG
- a CDS encoding PTS sugar transporter subunit IIB: MKHIMLVCNAGMSTSMLVTKMQKAAEETGVEATIWAVPVSEADNEVAQKEIDVLLLGPQVKFLLNDYKAKFEPTIKVDAINMMDYGVMNGAKVLEAALKMMEG, from the coding sequence ATGAAACACATTATGTTAGTTTGTAACGCAGGCATGTCTACAAGTATGCTTGTAACTAAGATGCAAAAAGCAGCAGAAGAAACAGGGGTTGAAGCAACTATTTGGGCTGTTCCAGTATCTGAAGCCGATAATGAAGTTGCTCAAAAAGAGATTGATGTATTACTCTTAGGTCCACAAGTAAAATTCCTATTGAACGACTATAAGGCAAAATTTGAGCCAACTATTAAGGTAGATGCTATCAATATGATGGATTACGGAGTGATGAACGGAGCTAAGGTGCTAGAGGCTGCCCTAAAAATGATGGAGGGGTAG
- a CDS encoding PTS sugar transporter subunit IIC yields the protein MSNISEKFMEISGKIGSQRHLIAIRDSFISMMPITMAGTVAVLLNVFLRDIPNNMGWTGFADAMQPVIDINGYVYFGTIGIMALVFAFTFGYNLSLMYKVNPLAGGLISFASFISTIPQSVTISTALDGVDKSVVSALEGLGLSIVTTDGVSALETSQWGAIALKYGGATGLFTALFIGFLATWVYASLVKRNVIIKLPDSVPPAVNKAFAAIIPGTAAIYASSIVAYLAFTLTGQSLGDLVSTYIQLPLLGLSQGLGSVILLTFLVQLFWFFGLHGHNVLAPIMDGVYMVALNENAAAYTATHSTANLPWLWTRGSFDAYAQMGGSGVTLALIIAIFIFSKREEYKMVAKLSAPMGVFNINEPVTFGIPMVLNPLFAIPWLIVPPICATIAYLATAAGIIPPVFAPVPWITPPGLYAYLATGGNIMAALVSLFNLFVAFLIWTPFVIAANKVKAGEE from the coding sequence ATGTCAAATATTTCTGAGAAGTTCATGGAAATATCTGGAAAAATTGGTTCGCAACGGCATTTGATTGCGATTCGTGATTCCTTTATTTCTATGATGCCCATTACGATGGCAGGTACAGTGGCCGTTCTATTGAATGTCTTTCTGAGAGACATCCCAAATAATATGGGATGGACTGGTTTTGCTGATGCCATGCAACCAGTGATAGATATCAATGGTTACGTTTATTTTGGAACTATCGGGATAATGGCACTTGTATTTGCCTTTACCTTTGGTTACAATTTGTCACTCATGTATAAGGTGAATCCTTTAGCAGGTGGTTTAATTTCCTTTGCATCATTCATCTCTACTATTCCTCAAAGTGTAACGATTTCCACTGCTTTAGACGGAGTTGATAAGTCAGTTGTTTCTGCTTTGGAAGGTTTGGGATTATCCATTGTGACGACAGATGGAGTTTCAGCCTTGGAAACAAGCCAGTGGGGAGCTATCGCATTGAAATATGGCGGTGCAACAGGTTTGTTTACAGCATTGTTTATTGGATTTCTCGCTACATGGGTCTATGCAAGTCTTGTAAAACGGAATGTCATTATTAAATTGCCAGATTCTGTTCCACCGGCAGTTAATAAGGCCTTTGCTGCTATTATCCCAGGTACTGCTGCAATTTATGCGTCATCCATTGTGGCATATCTTGCATTTACTCTAACAGGACAATCTTTGGGAGATTTAGTATCAACTTATATTCAACTGCCATTACTTGGTCTGTCACAAGGTCTTGGGTCAGTCATTCTTTTAACTTTCCTTGTACAACTTTTTTGGTTCTTCGGCCTGCATGGTCACAATGTCTTGGCGCCAATTATGGACGGAGTCTATATGGTTGCACTAAATGAAAATGCGGCTGCTTATACTGCAACTCATAGTACTGCGAATTTACCGTGGCTTTGGACTCGTGGTTCCTTTGATGCTTATGCTCAAATGGGTGGTTCAGGCGTCACTCTAGCTTTGATTATTGCTATTTTCATTTTCTCAAAACGAGAAGAATACAAAATGGTAGCTAAATTATCTGCTCCAATGGGTGTATTCAATATTAACGAACCAGTTACCTTTGGTATACCAATGGTATTGAATCCACTGTTTGCTATTCCATGGCTAATTGTTCCACCGATTTGTGCAACTATCGCATACTTAGCGACAGCGGCAGGTATAATTCCGCCAGTCTTTGCTCCTGTTCCATGGATTACCCCTCCAGGACTCTACGCTTATCTAGCAACAGGTGGTAACATTATGGCTGCGTTGGTTTCACTATTCAACCTCTTTGTTGCCTTCCTGATTTGGACACCATTTGTTATTGCAGCCAATAAGGTTAAGGCTGGTGAGGAATAA
- a CDS encoding CHAP domain-containing protein: protein MSYQMIKKQFKLGLFTALIGNLLWLGMVNVSADDTVISDSPTVSALTKKVEAAKIAAKAAAEKIVAEKAAAAAKAALATNMVSEVALEYTANTYPAGQCTWGAKEMAPWVGNYWGNGGDWAASAAALGYEVGTTPKVGAIAVWTDGGYGHVAYVTDVAANGHIQVKESNYGGVYYPSNVRGFFDPTTTSEGTVSYIYPPAGVN, encoded by the coding sequence ATGAGTTATCAAATGATAAAAAAACAATTCAAATTGGGACTGTTTACAGCCCTCATAGGAAATCTTTTATGGTTGGGAATGGTGAATGTCAGTGCAGATGACACAGTTATAAGCGATAGTCCGACAGTATCAGCGTTAACAAAAAAGGTTGAAGCTGCAAAAATAGCAGCCAAAGCTGCTGCAGAAAAAATTGTGGCTGAGAAAGCTGCTGCCGCTGCAAAGGCTGCTTTGGCTACCAATATGGTGTCAGAGGTTGCTTTGGAATATACGGCTAATACCTATCCAGCGGGTCAGTGTACTTGGGGTGCCAAAGAAATGGCTCCTTGGGTTGGAAACTATTGGGGTAATGGTGGAGATTGGGCAGCTAGTGCGGCAGCGCTTGGATATGAAGTGGGAACTACTCCAAAAGTTGGCGCTATTGCTGTATGGACAGATGGAGGCTACGGTCATGTTGCCTATGTAACAGATGTGGCAGCTAATGGTCACATTCAAGTTAAGGAATCAAACTATGGTGGAGTATACTACCCAAGTAATGTCCGAGGTTTCTTTGATCCAACAACGACTAGCGAAGGAACAGTCAGCTATATTTACCCACCAGCTGGAGTAAATTAA
- a CDS encoding LacI family DNA-binding transcriptional regulator: MTTLADVARLANVSKMTVSRVINHPEQVTQELRTLVTAAMEELNYKPNVAAKALAQQRTLIVQAVILEKMDVVEPYYIDLLAGIADELNHRNYTLQLVTNPSQITDQCDGYIVTGARKDDYPWLKGLRKPLILFGENQEGLPFVDSDNRLATRSATQFALSKGYERIVFVGIDLPEAFEKGREEGYKDAMQGRETHLYRLENRSRVAEEFVKNLDYLPENTCFICASDRLALGVTRGLQALGKSIPNDVGVIGFDGFFLDRMSRPALTTMKQPIRQMGALSVKHLMTILDGKPLARQGHYCQATLIERETTPQ; this comes from the coding sequence ATGACGACATTAGCCGATGTGGCTAGGTTAGCCAATGTATCAAAGATGACTGTTTCGCGTGTCATCAACCATCCAGAACAAGTTACACAAGAGCTGCGGACGCTCGTAACAGCTGCGATGGAAGAATTAAACTATAAGCCAAATGTGGCGGCCAAGGCCTTGGCCCAGCAACGGACACTGATTGTTCAGGCTGTCATTCTCGAAAAGATGGATGTGGTAGAGCCGTACTATATCGACCTTCTTGCAGGAATCGCTGATGAGCTCAATCATCGAAATTATACCTTGCAGTTGGTGACCAATCCAAGTCAGATCACTGATCAATGTGATGGTTACATTGTGACTGGCGCTCGCAAGGATGACTACCCTTGGTTGAAAGGGCTGCGGAAGCCATTGATTTTATTTGGGGAGAATCAAGAAGGCCTTCCTTTTGTAGATTCAGACAATCGTTTGGCGACTAGGTCCGCAACCCAGTTTGCTTTATCAAAAGGTTATGAGAGGATTGTTTTTGTAGGGATTGACTTGCCAGAAGCCTTTGAAAAAGGGAGAGAAGAAGGCTACAAAGATGCGATGCAGGGCCGAGAAACTCATCTCTATCGATTGGAAAATCGTTCTCGTGTTGCGGAAGAATTTGTGAAAAATCTTGATTATTTACCAGAAAACACCTGCTTTATCTGCGCATCGGATCGTCTCGCTCTTGGGGTTACAAGAGGTTTACAAGCTCTAGGAAAGTCTATTCCGAATGACGTTGGGGTGATTGGTTTTGACGGCTTCTTTTTAGATAGGATGTCCAGACCAGCCTTGACGACGATGAAGCAGCCGATTCGTCAAATGGGGGCTCTTAGCGTCAAACATTTAATGACGATATTGGATGGCAAGCCTCTGGCTAGACAGGGGCATTACTGCCAGGCAACCTTAATTGAAAGGGAGACTACACCTCAGTAG
- a CDS encoding DUF871 domain-containing protein, whose product MVELGFSIYPENYSLEESQAYIKLLHQYGARRLFMSLLQLENGDRTVFELYQKLIDYANQLGMTVIADISPHFIAAQGWDGALMERAAELGLAGIRLDEALPLEEIIEMTHNPRNIKVELNLSTDKILLSNLLASVANRDNIIACHNFYPHAFTGLSEEHFLEMSSFYHQSGIRTAAFVSAQTASEGPWPLSEGLPTLEDHRFWPLPLQIAWMKATGFIDSILISNQFISEEELQSIQTVLNEDTISLMVDIEEGLTPVEREIVAFNHVYRGDISAYVLRSTMPRVVYKDASVPARSDQAIPVGRGDILIDNDLYGRYKGELQIALKEFTISPKVNKVGRISPDYLPLLRFIKPWQEFKLVIASEHFH is encoded by the coding sequence ATGGTAGAACTGGGCTTTTCAATTTATCCTGAAAACTATTCGCTAGAAGAGAGTCAAGCTTACATTAAACTTCTGCACCAATACGGAGCAAGGCGCTTATTTATGAGTTTGTTGCAACTTGAAAATGGAGACCGAACAGTTTTCGAATTGTATCAAAAACTAATTGACTATGCAAATCAACTGGGGATGACTGTCATTGCAGATATCAGTCCCCATTTTATCGCAGCGCAAGGTTGGGATGGGGCGTTGATGGAGCGTGCAGCAGAACTGGGGTTGGCCGGGATTCGTCTTGATGAAGCTCTTCCTTTGGAAGAAATCATTGAGATGACACATAATCCACGCAACATAAAAGTTGAATTGAATTTGAGTACAGATAAGATCTTGCTGTCCAATCTTTTGGCTAGTGTTGCAAACAGGGATAATATTATTGCCTGCCATAATTTTTATCCTCATGCTTTTACAGGTTTATCCGAAGAGCACTTCTTAGAGATGTCATCTTTTTATCATCAATCAGGTATAAGAACTGCGGCATTTGTCAGTGCACAAACAGCTTCTGAAGGACCGTGGCCATTATCTGAAGGCCTACCAACTTTAGAAGATCATCGGTTCTGGCCTCTTCCCTTGCAAATTGCTTGGATGAAGGCAACGGGTTTTATTGATTCTATTTTGATTTCAAACCAATTTATCTCGGAGGAGGAACTACAATCCATTCAAACAGTTTTAAATGAAGATACAATCAGCCTCATGGTTGATATTGAGGAGGGTTTGACTCCCGTTGAAAGAGAGATTGTAGCGTTTAATCATGTTTATAGAGGTGATATTTCTGCTTATGTTCTGCGTTCAACCATGCCCCGTGTGGTGTATAAGGACGCATCTGTACCGGCTCGGTCAGACCAAGCAATTCCTGTGGGACGAGGTGATATCTTAATTGATAATGATTTATATGGTCGCTACAAGGGTGAATTGCAAATTGCACTCAAAGAATTTACCATCAGTCCAAAGGTAAATAAGGTCGGACGAATCAGCCCAGACTATCTTCCCTTGTTACGCTTTATTAAACCGTGGCAAGAGTTTAAACTGGTCATAGCTTCCGAGCACTTTCATTAA
- a CDS encoding BglG family transcription antiterminator: MLSKKEVRLLEALLAKQETFVPSIELAKVLSVSDRTVRTYIHQLTSSLENSGAHILSKQGSGYCLQIERPVEFEMFWQEQLLLKKRLTDLTQLEEAGDRQRYILNKLLFEDPIQSPDCLQRELFIGKTTLHSILADIRKLFIPYQLELLVTRKGIELKGDEPAIRHFIMDYFFDEGNVQSVYGVVETNLLPDIRFTDLMLIVLDECRDAKLRLSDFVMQNLVLHIALLLQRLKIGSGLDRFPIPERIQSSQEYLVAQRIIDRIEETFQVTIPSEEANYIALHLKVKLTGNPNQDGEVEEIFRQNVENSLLHLSHLTGLELSKDQQLFKGVLAHLMPLRIRLENNIQLGNPLTAEIKDQYFEAFELTKMAFAAIPELMGYSISDDEWAYLTLHVMAAIERYQGFKKTRVLVVCATGIGSALMLKNRLEKEFSSSLEILDTVSYYEVTEERLKDVDLIISSISLSNLIFMTPVINVSVFLSEKDIEAIRSHLQQTTPVIPDQGENVLMEVGQAKQIAEAVFAPHRIIYLEEDCDREVALKQLVTSLDESIEPDFVNRFIEQVNLRESYSPVVFGNRLAFPHPALPMSYSEQIVVGIYKNAVDWGHGKQVQFVFLLSPSKGRNAFLKYISPCLVDFVQDRVLQERLLHHPNYKELIDIFILLIQRKG; the protein is encoded by the coding sequence ATGTTATCTAAAAAAGAAGTACGCTTGTTAGAGGCTTTACTTGCAAAACAGGAGACATTCGTACCAAGCATCGAACTAGCCAAGGTATTATCAGTGAGTGATCGAACGGTAAGAACGTATATTCATCAACTGACATCTTCTTTAGAAAATAGCGGTGCTCATATCCTTTCAAAACAAGGTAGTGGTTATTGTTTACAGATTGAACGGCCAGTTGAGTTTGAAATGTTTTGGCAGGAGCAATTGCTCCTAAAAAAGCGGTTAACTGATTTAACTCAACTAGAAGAAGCGGGGGATCGGCAACGGTATATTCTCAATAAGCTCTTGTTTGAGGATCCGATTCAGTCACCAGATTGTTTACAAAGAGAGCTATTCATTGGAAAGACTACGCTTCATTCCATTTTGGCGGATATTCGAAAACTATTTATCCCCTATCAATTAGAACTCCTTGTGACACGTAAAGGAATTGAACTAAAGGGGGATGAACCTGCTATCCGTCACTTTATTATGGATTACTTTTTTGATGAGGGAAATGTTCAATCTGTTTATGGGGTTGTCGAAACCAATCTATTGCCAGATATACGGTTCACAGACTTAATGTTAATCGTCTTAGACGAGTGTCGGGATGCTAAATTACGTTTATCGGATTTTGTCATGCAGAATCTAGTGCTCCATATCGCTCTTCTTTTACAACGGTTGAAAATCGGGTCTGGTCTAGACCGATTCCCGATACCGGAGCGTATTCAGTCGTCTCAAGAGTATCTTGTGGCACAACGGATTATAGACCGAATCGAAGAAACGTTTCAAGTGACGATACCGTCAGAGGAAGCAAATTACATTGCGTTGCACCTTAAGGTAAAACTAACGGGGAATCCAAATCAAGATGGTGAGGTGGAAGAGATATTTAGACAGAATGTGGAGAATAGTCTTTTACATTTGTCACATTTAACAGGCCTAGAGTTGTCAAAGGATCAGCAGCTATTCAAAGGAGTTCTGGCCCATTTGATGCCGTTACGTATTCGTTTGGAGAATAATATTCAACTGGGAAATCCTCTAACTGCTGAAATTAAAGACCAATATTTTGAGGCTTTCGAATTAACAAAAATGGCATTTGCAGCGATACCAGAACTAATGGGGTATTCGATTTCGGATGATGAGTGGGCTTACCTTACCTTACATGTGATGGCGGCAATTGAACGCTATCAGGGATTTAAGAAGACCAGAGTATTGGTAGTCTGTGCTACCGGAATTGGAAGTGCATTGATGTTAAAGAATCGCTTGGAGAAAGAATTTTCATCCAGCTTAGAAATTCTTGATACGGTTAGTTATTATGAAGTTACAGAGGAACGACTGAAGGATGTTGATTTGATTATTTCATCCATTAGCTTGTCGAATCTAATTTTTATGACACCGGTTATCAATGTCAGCGTCTTCCTATCAGAGAAGGACATTGAGGCTATTCGATCTCATTTACAGCAAACGACCCCAGTTATTCCTGACCAAGGGGAAAATGTGCTAATGGAAGTAGGTCAGGCTAAGCAGATTGCAGAAGCAGTATTTGCTCCACATAGAATAATCTATCTTGAGGAGGATTGTGATCGAGAAGTAGCCTTGAAGCAACTAGTAACCTCTTTGGACGAATCCATTGAGCCTGATTTTGTTAATCGCTTTATAGAACAAGTGAATTTACGAGAATCTTACAGTCCGGTTGTCTTTGGGAATCGGTTAGCCTTTCCTCATCCAGCCTTGCCGATGAGTTATTCAGAACAAATTGTTGTAGGGATATATAAGAATGCTGTAGATTGGGGCCATGGAAAGCAAGTTCAATTCGTCTTCCTATTGTCACCGTCAAAGGGTCGAAATGCATTTCTGAAGTATATCTCACCTTGTCTGGTTGATTTTGTTCAAGATAGAGTTCTCCAAGAACGTTTGTTACATCATCCAAATTATAAAGAATTAATTGATATTTTTATTCTCCTCATTCAAAGAAAGGGGTAG
- a CDS encoding PTS lactose/cellobiose transporter subunit IIA: protein MNSPEYLEAIMGLIMYGGEAKGFASQAIQAAKEGRIDEAEQLLQDAIASLNIAHKSQTQLLAKEASGESVELSLLMVHGQDHLMNALTFIDLAKEFVDLYKQIG from the coding sequence ATGAATTCTCCAGAGTATCTTGAAGCGATTATGGGGTTAATCATGTACGGTGGTGAAGCAAAGGGCTTCGCTAGCCAGGCGATTCAAGCAGCCAAAGAAGGTCGTATTGACGAAGCGGAACAGCTGCTCCAAGACGCAATAGCTTCATTGAATATTGCCCATAAATCGCAAACACAATTATTAGCAAAAGAAGCAAGTGGAGAGTCTGTTGAATTATCTTTGTTAATGGTACATGGACAAGATCACTTGATGAATGCTTTGACATTTATTGATTTAGCGAAAGAGTTCGTAGATCTTTATAAACAGATTGGATAA
- a CDS encoding DUF3284 domain-containing protein — MKISKIGQVPIERLFATIRQSLKDDFQQNTGSILQDQDIIQGLTYTKTFGDKGQHSVKVTVEEFTAPYCYAVCFHSNRGKEHVRYQLEDLGNDQTNIEYSYEMEAGDIFVKGNQFLMEKIFSKSIKRQTNAQLEALIRCSVEPVSV, encoded by the coding sequence ATGAAGATATCAAAAATAGGTCAAGTTCCAATTGAGCGACTTTTCGCTACTATTCGCCAATCCTTAAAAGATGATTTTCAGCAAAATACGGGTTCCATCTTGCAAGATCAAGACATTATCCAGGGACTTACTTATACTAAAACATTTGGTGATAAGGGACAACATAGTGTCAAGGTAACTGTAGAAGAGTTTACAGCTCCTTATTGCTATGCAGTTTGTTTCCATTCTAATCGAGGAAAAGAGCATGTTCGCTATCAGTTAGAGGATTTAGGGAATGATCAAACCAATATAGAATATTCTTATGAGATGGAGGCTGGTGATATTTTTGTAAAAGGCAATCAATTTCTCATGGAAAAAATCTTTTCAAAAAGTATAAAACGTCAGACAAATGCCCAGTTAGAGGCGCTGATTCGTTGCTCAGTTGAGCCGGTATCAGTTTAA
- a CDS encoding amino acid ABC transporter ATP-binding protein codes for MIQANGVKLTFGSQQVLKGIDVEVNPGEVVVILGPSGSGKTTLLRSLNFLEKADAGHLVFGEDSYDLAQMTKKEIAGIRKRTAFVFQNYNLFANKTALQNVTEGLIVARKVPKQEAERIGKAALDKVGLSDKYGFYPSQLSGGQQQRVGIARAIATNPEVIYFDEPTSALDPELIGEVLAVMMQLAKEGMTMVVVTHEMGFARAVADRVIFMDGGRIIEEGRPEDIFDQPKEERTKQFLARIQKVDVE; via the coding sequence ATGATTCAAGCAAATGGAGTAAAGCTGACCTTCGGTAGTCAGCAGGTGTTAAAAGGGATTGATGTAGAGGTCAATCCAGGTGAGGTGGTCGTCATTTTAGGCCCGTCTGGATCGGGAAAAACGACTCTTCTTCGTTCTTTAAACTTTTTGGAAAAAGCTGACGCGGGTCACTTAGTCTTCGGTGAGGACAGCTATGACCTGGCTCAGATGACCAAGAAGGAAATTGCAGGCATTCGCAAGCGCACAGCCTTCGTTTTTCAAAACTATAATCTCTTTGCCAACAAGACTGCCTTACAAAATGTGACGGAAGGCCTGATTGTGGCTCGGAAAGTACCCAAACAAGAGGCTGAAAGAATCGGTAAAGCAGCCTTGGACAAGGTGGGACTATCTGATAAATATGGTTTCTATCCAAGTCAGCTGTCCGGTGGTCAGCAGCAACGGGTCGGCATTGCCAGAGCCATTGCGACCAATCCCGAGGTCATCTATTTTGATGAACCAACCTCGGCCTTGGATCCTGAGTTAATCGGTGAAGTCCTGGCTGTCATGATGCAGTTGGCAAAAGAAGGTATGACCATGGTGGTTGTGACTCATGAAATGGGCTTTGCGCGTGCGGTAGCTGATCGAGTCATATTTATGGATGGTGGTCGGATTATCGAAGAAGGTCGACCAGAAGACATTTTTGACCAGCCAAAAGAAGAACGTACTAAGCAATTCTTAGCTCGCATTCAAAAGGTAGATGTTGAGTAA
- a CDS encoding amino acid ABC transporter substrate-binding protein — protein MFTSLLFAGIVLAACNSSAGTSNSTDQTLLAQIKEEGVIQIGTEGAYAPYSYHDESGKLVGYDVEVAEAVAEKLGVKVEFVETEWDSMIAGLDAARFDTIANQVGITDERKAKYDFSTPYTYIYGALVTQKDNTDITSFADLSGKKSANSLTSNWADLARENGAEVVGVHGFSQAVELLNTGRVDATINDNLVYLDYVKQHADAPIKVVTLTDDVSTTAFPVAKGNEDLVKEIDAALAELASEGKLAEISNKYFGEDVSKAK, from the coding sequence ATGTTTACAAGTTTATTGTTTGCGGGTATCGTGTTAGCAGCCTGCAATTCATCTGCAGGTACATCGAATAGTACAGACCAAACCCTCTTGGCACAAATTAAGGAAGAAGGCGTTATTCAAATCGGTACTGAAGGTGCCTATGCTCCTTACTCTTACCACGATGAGAGCGGGAAATTGGTCGGTTATGATGTAGAAGTAGCCGAAGCCGTTGCTGAGAAATTGGGTGTTAAGGTGGAATTTGTTGAAACAGAATGGGATTCCATGATTGCAGGTTTGGATGCGGCCCGTTTTGATACCATCGCTAACCAAGTCGGTATTACAGATGAGCGTAAGGCAAAATACGATTTTTCAACACCATATACATACATCTATGGAGCCTTGGTGACGCAAAAAGATAATACTGACATTACAAGCTTTGCAGATTTATCTGGTAAAAAATCTGCCAACAGCTTGACAAGTAACTGGGCAGATTTGGCGCGTGAAAATGGTGCAGAAGTTGTCGGTGTGCATGGATTCTCTCAGGCAGTTGAATTGTTAAATACAGGACGTGTGGATGCTACCATCAATGACAACTTGGTGTACTTGGATTATGTGAAACAACATGCTGATGCACCGATTAAGGTTGTGACCTTGACGGATGACGTATCGACAACAGCCTTCCCAGTTGCAAAAGGAAATGAAGATCTTGTGAAAGAGATTGATGCAGCCTTGGCAGAATTGGCTAGTGAAGGAAAATTAGCTGAAATTTCAAACAAATACTTTGGTGAAGACGTATCAAAAGCTAAGTAA